Proteins from one Ipomoea triloba cultivar NCNSP0323 chromosome 1, ASM357664v1 genomic window:
- the LOC116028897 gene encoding early nodulin-like protein 1 yields the protein MGSNVVVFVSYLLLMGFVCLSEAHTLYVGGKDGWVLQPCDGLNHWAGENRFQINDTLIFRYEKGEDSVLVVNKKDYYQCNKTSPIDNLTDGNSSVTLTRSGEFFFISGQADNCEKGQKLIIIVMSPQHPKPPTVIPPPLPSPTSVTPPSPAPAPAPGPALDKSTATAVHASVGTLWGSALLLAPLFMMSLG from the exons ATGGGGTCAAACGTTGTTGTTTTTGTGAGCTATCTGTTGTTGATGGGATTTGTATGCTTGTCTGAAGCTCATACGTTGTACGTTGGTGGGAAAGATGGTTGGGTTTTGCAGCCCTGTGATGGGTTGAACCATTGGGCCGGAGAAAACCGCTTCCAGATCAACGATACACTTA TTTTCAGGTACGAGAAAGGAGAGGATTCAGTTCTTGTGGTTAACAAAAAGGATTACTATCAGTGCAACAAGACAAGCCCAATCGATAACCTGACAGATGGGAATTCTAGTGTGACATTGACGAGGTCAggtgaattttttttcataagtgGCCAAGCTGATAATTGTGAAAAGGGACAGAAGCTTATCATTATTGTTATGTCTCCCCAACATCCTAAGCCTCCTACCGTTATTCCTCCACCACTACCTTCTCCCACCTCCGTCACTCCGCCGTCTCCCGCCCCGGCACCGGCCCCCGGCCCCGCCTTGGATAAGTCGACGGCAACAGCGGTTCATGCCTCGGTTGGCACATTATGGGGATCCGCACTCTTGCTGGCTCCACTTTTCATGATGAGCTTGGGTTGA
- the LOC115997258 gene encoding ADP,ATP carrier protein 3, mitochondrial-like — MADGSKTAPVFQKIHGQSFLFSQISPHMHSKYVGSYNLTGGYVNEVMMSRLVPATRGAGVGILSLQSPILIQAPSEKKASSFMVDFLMGGVSAAVSKTAAAPIERVKLLIQNQDEMIKAGRLSEPYKGISDCFARTIKDEGALSLWRGNTANVIRYFPTQALNFAFKDYFKRLFNFKKDRDGYWKWFAGNLASGGAAGASSLLFVYSLDYARTRLANDAKAAKKGGERQFNGLLDVYKKTIQADGLAGLYRGFTVSCVGIIVYRGLYFGMYDSLKPVVLVGGLQDSFWASFLLGWAITIGAGLASYPLDTVRRRMMMTSGEAVKYKGSMDAFSQIVKKEGTKSLFKGAGANILRAVAGAGVLAGYDKLQLVVLGKKYGSGGGG, encoded by the exons ATGGCAGATGGTTCAAAAACTGCACCAGTATTTCAGAAAATACATGGGCAGTCTTTCCTATTCTCTCAGATTTCTCCCCACATGCATTCCAAGTATGTTGGGTCGTACAATTTGACTGGTGGATATGTGAATGAAGTAATGATGAGTCGTTTGGTGCCTGCAACCCGAGGTGCAGGCGTGGGGATTTTGTCACTGCAGTCTCCGATTCTTATACAGGCTCCATCTGAAAAGAAAGCTTCGAGTTTTATGGTGGATTTCCTCATGGGAGGGGTTTCTGCTGCTGTCTCTAAGACTGCTGCTGCTCCGATCGAGAGGGTTAAGCTTTTGATTCAGAATCAGGATGAAATGATAAAAGCTGGTCGGCTTTCTGAACCGTACAAGGGGATTTCTGATTGCTTTGCCAGAACTATCAAGGATGAAGGTGCTCTTTCTCTTTGGAGGGGAAATACTGCAAATGTTATTAGATACTTCCCCACTCAG GCACTCAACTTTGCCTTCAAAGATTACTTTAAGCGACTCTTTAATTTCAAGAAAGACAGAGATGGCTATTGGAAGTGGTTTGCAGGGAACTTGGCATCAGGTGGTGCTGCTGGTGCCTCGTCCCTTCTGTTTGTCTATTCCCTTGATTATGCGAGAACACGTCTGGCTAATGATGCCAAGGCTGCAAAAAAGGGCGGTGAAAGGCAGTTTAATGGTTTGCTTGATGTTTACAAGAAAACAATTCAGGCTGATGGTCTTGCTGGGCTCTATCGTGGATTTACTGTCTCGTGTGTTGGGATTATTGTTTATCGTGGGCTGTACTTTGGGATGTATGACTCACTTAAACCTGTCGTTCTAGTTGGTGGCTTGCAG GACAGTTTCTGGGCAAGTTTCTTGCTGGGATGGGCTATCACTATCGGTGCAGGCTTGGCCTCTTACCCGCTTGACACTGTGCGAAGAAGGATGATGATGACATCCGGAGAGGCTGTGAAATACAAGGGCTCAATGGACGCCTTTTCTCAGATAGTAAAGAAAGAAGGCACCAAGTCACTTTTCAAGGGAGCCGGAGCAAACATTCTGCGAGCCGTTGCTGGTGCTGGTGTGCTAGCTGGCTACGACAAGTTGCAGCTCGTCGTCCTCGGAAAGAAATACGGAAGTGGTGGCGGTGGTTAA
- the LOC116019639 gene encoding protein TPX2 isoform X1: MATEDDPSALLVDEVYEFSAPRFYDFVHGESEEDARKAELWFETALSYGPSPFMQRIKSGRSVKLDSICDFSEAEDMQKAQDSTKSATASSYTTANETLVAKEQTSDLCETRPPTEPIEPKPVLLQEEVTPDGEANLGSGDKQSAVHGSVSAVISLSSQGSCKKLSSLQGACTPQPPKITSQKTAQQTDVKKHQTAKKIASMIRNPSALKSKTQSQVKSINPACAKRNTNMKIASETPNFAQENQAIKRQKLEEGKARQILSIKPQTLLHKTRPGKSTSNLYTSTAKTRIEDRKIYVREPAAPFISMAEMMKKFESSTREMSMPRMNCSMSHDGMAGSVQRKPKLTLTRPKEPELETAQRYRPVKLKSSAELEEEMMAKIPKFKARPLNKKIFEAPGVPPLPKSTPQPPEFKEFHLETMARANQNAETSTVASVESNQCHPWRPHLTAPKSPTLQTLLRARPPKIKSSEELEKEELEKLPKFKARPLNKKIFESKGDVGIFCNTKKQVTVPQEFHFATDERIPPPPTNVADIFDKLSLNSEPQNDKYVPRNTAPNPFHLHTEERGAEKERRLFMELLNKQIEEERARLPKATPYPYTTDYPVVPPKPEPKQCTKPEPFQLESLMRHEQEIQKEMEERQRLEKEEAMMRVFKAQPVLKDCDCRDPIPVPEKARKPLTEVQEFNLHAEHRAVDRAKFYEKIKEKEMMYKRYREEAEAEKMMEEEKALKQLRRTLVPHARPVPKFDQPFLPQKSSKQATRAKSPRLQLIKRKERRKLLCPFAAPASATSSSASQMR; this comes from the exons ATGGCGACGGAGGATGATCCGAGTGCGTTGCTGGTCGACGAGGTGTACGAGTTCTCTGCCCCGAGATTCTACGATTTCGTTCACGGAGAGTCAGAGGAAGATGCGCGCAAGGCTGAGCTCTGGTTCGAGACGGCGCTCAGCTATGGCCCTTCTC CTTTTATGCAAAGGATTAAGAGTGGAAGATCAGTGAAGCTTGACAGTATCTGTGATTTCAGTGAAGCCGAGGATATGCAGAAG GCTCAAGATTCAACAAAGTCAGCTACTGCATCATCATATACTACTGCAAATGAAACATTGGTTGCAAAGGAACAAACAAG TGACCTGTGTGAAACCAGGCCTCCAACGGAGCCCATCGAGCCCAAACCTGTTCTGCTTCAGGAAGAAGTGACTCCTGACGGGGAAGCCAATTTG GGGTCTGGTGACAAGCAGTCAGCTGTTCATGGTTCTGTTTCTGCTGTAATATCACTAAGTTCTCAAGGATCCTGTAAGAAGCTGTCCTCACTCCAAG GAGCATGCACCCCTCAGCCACCTAAAATAACTTCTCAAAAAACAGCCCAACAAACTGATGTTAAGAAGCACCAGACAGCTAAAAAAATAGCAAGTATGATCAGGAACCCCTCTGCATTGAAGTCAAAAACCCAATCACAAGTGAAAAGCATTAATCCAGCTTGTGCAAAAAG GAACACAAATATGAAAATTGCATCTGAAACTCCAAATTTTGCTCAAGAAAATCAAGCTATAAAGAGGCAAAAACTTGAAGAGGGGAAAGCTAGACAG ATCCTTAGCATCAAACCCCAAACTTTGCTCCATAAAACAAGACCTGGGAAATCTACCAGCAACTTGTACACTTCAACTGCTAAAACACGTATAGAAGACAGAAAG ATTTATGTTCGAGAACCAGCAGCCCCATTTATTTCAATGGCAGAAATGATGAAGAAGTTCGAATCTAGTACAAGGGAGATGTCAATGCCACGCATGAATTGTTCCATGTCACAT GATGGTATGGCTGGATCAGTGCAGAGGAAGCCTAAGCTTACACTGACAAGGCCTAAGGAACCTGAACTTGAAACAGCTCAACGTTACCGTCCAGTAAAACTTAAGAGCTCAGCCGAGTTGGAAGAAGAAATGATGGCAAAAATTCCCAAGTTTAAGGCTCGCCCTCTAAATAAGAAG ATTTTTGAAGCCCCAGGTGTACCGCCACTGCCGAAGAGTACACCCCAACCTCCTGAGTTTAAG GAGTTTCACTTGGAAACTATGGCAAGGGCCAACCAAAATGCAGAAACATCTACTGTGGCTTCAGTAGAATCCAATCAG TGTCATCCATGGAGGCCACATCTTACAGCACCCAAATCACCCACTCTCCAAACCTTGCTGCGTGCACGCCCTCCTAAGATCAAAAGTTCTGAAGAACTTGAAAAGGAAGAACTTGAAAAACTTCCCAAGTTCAAAGCCAGGCCTTTGAATAAGAAG ATATTTGAAAGTAAAGGAGATGTGGGAATATTTTGCAACACAAAAAAGCAGGTGACTGTGCCACAAGAGTTTCACTTTGCTACAGATGAAAGGatcccaccaccaccaacaaatGTTGCTGACATATTTGACAAG CTTTCACTGAATTCAGAACCTCAAAATGACAAATATGTTCCTAGAAATACCGCACCAAATCCTTTCCATCTCCATACAGAG GAGAGAGGAGcggagaaagaaagaagattgtTTATGGAACTTCTGAATAAACAGATTGAGGAAGAAAGGGCCAGACTTCCTAAAGCAACTCCATATCCCTATACCACTGACTATCCTGTG GTTCCACCAAAACCAGAGCCCAAACAGTGCACAAAACCCGAACCTTTTCAACTGGAAAGTCTGATGAGGCATGAACAGGAAATACAAAAGGAAATGGAAGAAAGGCAAAGATTAGAGAAGGAAGAGGCTATGATGAGAGTATTCAAGGCACAACCAGTCCTGAAAGA CTGTGATTGCAGGGACCCAATTCCAGTTCCTGAGAAAGCACGTAAGCCCCTCACTGAAGTTCAGGAGTTCAACCTCCACGCGGAACATCGTGCTGTAGATAGAGCAAAATTTTATGAGAAG ATCAAGGAGAAAGAGATGATGTATAAGAGGTACAGAGAAGAGGCAGAAGCTGAAAAGATG ATGGAGGAAGAAAAAGCTCTGAAACAACTGAGGAGGACATTGGTGCCGCATGCAAGACCAGTCCCAAAATTTGATCAGCCATTCTTACCTCAGAAGTCTTCGAAACAAGCGACAAGAGCCAAATCCCCAAGGCTGCAGCttattaaaagaaaagagaggCGAAAGTTGTTGTGTCCATTCGCAGCCCCAGCATCAGCAACTTCGAGCTCGGCCTCTCAGATGAGGTGA
- the LOC116019639 gene encoding protein TPX2 isoform X2 — MATEDDPSALLVDEVYEFSAPRFYDFVHGESEEDARKAELWFETALSYGPSPFMQRIKSGRSVKLDSICDFSEAEDMQKAQDSTKSATASSYTTANETLVAKEQTSDLCETRPPTEPIEPKPVLLQEEVTPDGEANLGSGDKQSAVHGSVSAVISLSSQGSCKKLSSLQGACTPQPPKITSQKTAQQTDVKKHQTAKKIASMIRNPSALKSKTQSQVKSINPACAKRNTNMKIASETPNFAQENQAIKRQKLEEGKARQILSIKPQTLLHKTRPGKSTSNLYTSTAKTRIEDRKIYVREPAAPFISMAEMMKKFESSTREMSMPRMNCSMSHDGMAGSVQRKPKLTLTRPKEPELETAQRYRPVKLKSSAELEEEMMAKIPKFKARPLNKKIFEAPGVPPLPKSTPQPPEFKEFHLETMARANQNAETSTVASVESNQCHPWRPHLTAPKSPTLQTLLRARPPKIKSSEELEKEELEKLPKFKARPLNKKIFESKGDVGIFCNTKKQVTVPQEFHFATDERIPPPPTNVADIFDKLSLNSEPQNDKYVPRNTAPNPFHLHTEERGAEKERRLFMELLNKQIEEERARLPKATPYPYTTDYPVVPPKPEPKQCTKPEPFQLESLMRHEQEIQKEMEERQRLEKEEAMMRVFKAQPVLKEDPIPVPEKARKPLTEVQEFNLHAEHRAVDRAKFYEKIKEKEMMYKRYREEAEAEKMMEEEKALKQLRRTLVPHARPVPKFDQPFLPQKSSKQATRAKSPRLQLIKRKERRKLLCPFAAPASATSSSASQMR; from the exons ATGGCGACGGAGGATGATCCGAGTGCGTTGCTGGTCGACGAGGTGTACGAGTTCTCTGCCCCGAGATTCTACGATTTCGTTCACGGAGAGTCAGAGGAAGATGCGCGCAAGGCTGAGCTCTGGTTCGAGACGGCGCTCAGCTATGGCCCTTCTC CTTTTATGCAAAGGATTAAGAGTGGAAGATCAGTGAAGCTTGACAGTATCTGTGATTTCAGTGAAGCCGAGGATATGCAGAAG GCTCAAGATTCAACAAAGTCAGCTACTGCATCATCATATACTACTGCAAATGAAACATTGGTTGCAAAGGAACAAACAAG TGACCTGTGTGAAACCAGGCCTCCAACGGAGCCCATCGAGCCCAAACCTGTTCTGCTTCAGGAAGAAGTGACTCCTGACGGGGAAGCCAATTTG GGGTCTGGTGACAAGCAGTCAGCTGTTCATGGTTCTGTTTCTGCTGTAATATCACTAAGTTCTCAAGGATCCTGTAAGAAGCTGTCCTCACTCCAAG GAGCATGCACCCCTCAGCCACCTAAAATAACTTCTCAAAAAACAGCCCAACAAACTGATGTTAAGAAGCACCAGACAGCTAAAAAAATAGCAAGTATGATCAGGAACCCCTCTGCATTGAAGTCAAAAACCCAATCACAAGTGAAAAGCATTAATCCAGCTTGTGCAAAAAG GAACACAAATATGAAAATTGCATCTGAAACTCCAAATTTTGCTCAAGAAAATCAAGCTATAAAGAGGCAAAAACTTGAAGAGGGGAAAGCTAGACAG ATCCTTAGCATCAAACCCCAAACTTTGCTCCATAAAACAAGACCTGGGAAATCTACCAGCAACTTGTACACTTCAACTGCTAAAACACGTATAGAAGACAGAAAG ATTTATGTTCGAGAACCAGCAGCCCCATTTATTTCAATGGCAGAAATGATGAAGAAGTTCGAATCTAGTACAAGGGAGATGTCAATGCCACGCATGAATTGTTCCATGTCACAT GATGGTATGGCTGGATCAGTGCAGAGGAAGCCTAAGCTTACACTGACAAGGCCTAAGGAACCTGAACTTGAAACAGCTCAACGTTACCGTCCAGTAAAACTTAAGAGCTCAGCCGAGTTGGAAGAAGAAATGATGGCAAAAATTCCCAAGTTTAAGGCTCGCCCTCTAAATAAGAAG ATTTTTGAAGCCCCAGGTGTACCGCCACTGCCGAAGAGTACACCCCAACCTCCTGAGTTTAAG GAGTTTCACTTGGAAACTATGGCAAGGGCCAACCAAAATGCAGAAACATCTACTGTGGCTTCAGTAGAATCCAATCAG TGTCATCCATGGAGGCCACATCTTACAGCACCCAAATCACCCACTCTCCAAACCTTGCTGCGTGCACGCCCTCCTAAGATCAAAAGTTCTGAAGAACTTGAAAAGGAAGAACTTGAAAAACTTCCCAAGTTCAAAGCCAGGCCTTTGAATAAGAAG ATATTTGAAAGTAAAGGAGATGTGGGAATATTTTGCAACACAAAAAAGCAGGTGACTGTGCCACAAGAGTTTCACTTTGCTACAGATGAAAGGatcccaccaccaccaacaaatGTTGCTGACATATTTGACAAG CTTTCACTGAATTCAGAACCTCAAAATGACAAATATGTTCCTAGAAATACCGCACCAAATCCTTTCCATCTCCATACAGAG GAGAGAGGAGcggagaaagaaagaagattgtTTATGGAACTTCTGAATAAACAGATTGAGGAAGAAAGGGCCAGACTTCCTAAAGCAACTCCATATCCCTATACCACTGACTATCCTGTG GTTCCACCAAAACCAGAGCCCAAACAGTGCACAAAACCCGAACCTTTTCAACTGGAAAGTCTGATGAGGCATGAACAGGAAATACAAAAGGAAATGGAAGAAAGGCAAAGATTAGAGAAGGAAGAGGCTATGATGAGAGTATTCAAGGCACAACCAGTCCTGAAAGA GGACCCAATTCCAGTTCCTGAGAAAGCACGTAAGCCCCTCACTGAAGTTCAGGAGTTCAACCTCCACGCGGAACATCGTGCTGTAGATAGAGCAAAATTTTATGAGAAG ATCAAGGAGAAAGAGATGATGTATAAGAGGTACAGAGAAGAGGCAGAAGCTGAAAAGATG ATGGAGGAAGAAAAAGCTCTGAAACAACTGAGGAGGACATTGGTGCCGCATGCAAGACCAGTCCCAAAATTTGATCAGCCATTCTTACCTCAGAAGTCTTCGAAACAAGCGACAAGAGCCAAATCCCCAAGGCTGCAGCttattaaaagaaaagagaggCGAAAGTTGTTGTGTCCATTCGCAGCCCCAGCATCAGCAACTTCGAGCTCGGCCTCTCAGATGAGGTGA
- the LOC116028932 gene encoding seed biotin-containing protein SBP65-like, whose translation MASEQVRRDNVTNLRENRAEGQEKAPKTADRRHGTSAEKIHGGSFATDVHGLPAGTIRVTGTNNTSGTQQRRSQGQQPGEQKKNNQENWPSLEESGLHSATAKQNTAEALRAAEERYEKAKERERQALDEAAEKARKAAETSSQYAARKREEAERERNACAGEGPRDIHGGVKAEEGGGGVLGAIGETIVEIGKTAQDLVGGLKMASEQVRRDNVTNLRENRAEGQEKAPKTADRRHGTSAEKIHGGSFATDVHGLPAGTIRVTGTNNTSGTQQRRSQGQQPGEQKKNNQENWPSLEESGLHSATAKQNTAEALRAAEERYEKAKERERQALDEAAEKARKAAETSSQYAARKREEAERERNACAGEGPRDIHGGVKAEEGGGGVLGAIGETIVEIGKTAQDLVGGRGRSK comes from the exons ATGGCGTCAGAGCAAGTGAGAAGGGATAATGTTACAAATCTGAGAGAAAACCGTGCGGAAGGCCAGGAGAAAGCGCCCAAAACGGCGGACCGCCGTCATGGTACTTCCGCCGAGAAAATCCACGGCGGCTCCTTCGCCACCGATGTGCACGGACTCCCCGCCGGTACTATTCGCGTTACCGGAACCAATAACACAAGTGGCACTCAGCAGCGTCGCTCTCAAGGCCAGCAGCCTG GTGAGCAGAAGAAGAACAATCAAGAAAACTGGCCGTCACTGGAGGAATCCGGGCTACACAGCGCGACGGCGAAGCAGAACACGGCGGAGGCGCTAAGGGCGGCCGAGGAGCGGTACGAGAAGGCGAAAGAACGTGAACGACAGGCTCTGGATGAGGCAGCAGAGAAGGCTAGAAAAGCCGCCGAAACTAGCTCACAGTATGCAGCCAGAAAGAGAGAAGAAGCCGAGAGAGAAAGAAACGCCTGCGCCGGGGAAGGGCCAAGGGACATACATGGCGGAGTTAAGGCGGAGGAGGGAGGAGGAGGGGTGCTGGGAGCCATTGGTGAAACTATAGTTGAAATAGGAAAGACTGCTCAAGATCTTGTCGGCGGAC TGAAAATGGCGTCAGAGCAAGTGAGAAGGGATAATGTTACAAATCTGAGAGAAAACCGTGCGGAAGGCCAGGAGAAAGCGCCCAAAACGGCGGACCGCCGTCATGGTACTTCCGCCGAGAAAATCCACGGCGGCTCCTTCGCCACCGATGTGCACGGACTCCCCGCCGGTACTATTCGCGTTACCGGAACCAATAACACAAGTGGCACTCAGCAGCGTCGCTCTCAAGGCCAGCAGCCTG GTGAGCAGAAGAAGAACAATCAAGAAAACTGGCCGTCACTGGAGGAATCCGGGCTACACAGCGCGACGGCGAAGCAGAACACGGCGGAGGCGCTAAGGGCGGCCGAGGAGCGGTACGAGAAGGCGAAAGAACGTGAACGACAGGCTCTGGATGAGGCAGCAGAGAAGGCTAGAAAAGCCGCCGAAACTAGCTCACAGTATGCAGCCAGAAAGAGAGAAGAAGCCGAGAGAGAAAGAAACGCCTGCGCCGGGGAAGGGCCAAGGGACATACATGGCGGAGTTAAGGCGGAGGAGGGAGGAGGAGGGGTGCTGGGAGCCATTGGTGAAACTATAGTTGAAATAGGAAAGACTGCTCAAGATCTTGTCGGCGGACGTGGGAGGAGCAAGTGA
- the LOC116028961 gene encoding LOB domain-containing protein 2-like produces the protein MQRSNGTTACASCKHQRKKCTEKCVLAPFFPAEKGREFQAVHKVFGVSNVTKMVRNLKEEERGRAVESLVWEAICRHNDPVLGPFGEYRRVYEELKLYKSQYEPTGMVIGWNNAAPAANNNDGRTTTNNNNVVHNNNDNNNNNNNNSLNYIHSNGNNSVVGYNNYPINHPQNFEKLRRESDNGSTVILPARQHPINGFNQQYFIAGQYNPADTKSMESSLWDGVS, from the exons ATGCAAAGAAGCAATGGAACCACTGCATGCGCCTCATGCAAGCACCAACGTAAGAAGTGCACCGAGAAGTGCGTGCTCGCGCCGTTCTTCCCGGCCGAGAAGGGCCGGGAGTTCCAAGCGGTGCACAAGGTGTTCGGGGTCAGCAACGTGACTAAGATGGTGAGGAACTTAAAAGAAGAGGAGCGGGGCCGGGCGGTCGAATCGCTCGTGTGGGAGGCGATTTGCCGCCATAATGACCCCGTGTTGGGACCGTTCGGAGAGTACCGAAGGGTGTACGAGGAGCTGAAGCTGTACAAGAGTCAATACGAGCCCACAGGCATGGTGATTGGGTGGAACAACGCCGCCCCGGCCGCCAATAATAACGACGGGAGGACCACCACTAACAACAACAACGTTGTACACAATAACAAcgataataacaacaacaacaacaataattccTTGAATTATATTCATAGCAATGGAAATAATTCAGTGGTGGGATATAATAACTATCCTATAAATCATccccaaaattttgaaaaattgagaAGAGAAAGTGACAACGGTTCAACGGTTATTCTACCCGCACGCCAACACCCTATCAATGGTTTCAATCAGCAGTATTTTATTGCAG GGCAGTATAATCCAGCTGATACCAAATCAATGGAAAGCAGCCTGTGGGATGGAGTCTCGTAG
- the LOC116031241 gene encoding rac-like GTP-binding protein RAC2: MTTARFIKCVTVGDGAVGKTCMLISYTSNTFPTDYVPTVFDNFSANVSVDGSTVNLGLWDTAGQEDYNRLRPLSYRGADVFLLAFSLISKASYENVSKKWIPELRHYAPNVPLVLVGTKLDLRDDKQFLVNHPGATPITTAQGEELKKMIGAATYIECSSKTQQNVKGVFDAAIKVVLQPPKPKRKQRRKSSRRCVFL, encoded by the exons atgacaACTGCAAGGTTTATCAAGTGTGTTACTGTGGGTGATGGTGCTGTTGGGAAGACATGCATGCTCATCTCTTACACCAGCAATACTTTCCCTACT GATTATGTTCCTACAGTTTTTGATAATTTTAGTGCCAATGTTTCTGTGGATGGAAGTACAGTTAATCTTGGACTTTGGGACACTGCAG GGCAAGAGGATTATAACAGGTTGAGGCCTCTGAGTTACAGAGGAGCTGATGTTTTCTTGTTAGCATTCTCCCTTATTAGCAAAGCCAGCTATGAGAATGTCTCAAAGAAG TGGATTCCTGAACTCAGGCACTATGCTCCCAATGTCCCACTTGTTCTTGTAGGAACCAAACTAG ATTTACGCGACGATAAACAGTTCTTAGTGAATCACCCTGGTGCCACCCCAATCACAACTGCTCAG GGTGAAGAACTGAAGAAGATGATTGGTGCTGCAACTTACATTGAGTGCAGTTCAAAGACACAACAG AATGTGAAGGGAGTGTTTGATGCAGCAATCAAAGTAGTGTTGCAGCCACCTAAGCCAAAGAGGAAGCAGCGACGGAAGTCTTCACGGCGTTGTGTGTTTCTGTGA